The DNA window GAGGTCCCGGGCGCCGGGCGCGTCCGTGACGGCGGGCGGGACCTCCATCAGCTCCTGAACGCGCACGAAGCCCGCCAGACCCTCTTGGAGCAGCCGGGCGAGGTTCACGAAGCGCGCGATGGGCTCGATCAGGAGGCCGACGCACAGCAGGTACGTGACGAGTTCGTCCACCCGCAGGCTGCTGCGCAGGATGGTCAGGCTGCCGAACACCAGCACGGCGACCGTCATCAGTTGCGTGAAGGCCGTCATCCCCTGGTAGAAATACGCCTCGTTGCGGTAGCCGTCGTCGCGGCTCTCCACGAAGCGCCCGTTGGCCGCGTCGAAGCGCCCCTGCTCGACCCCCTCGTTCGTGAACGACTGCACGGTGCGGATGCCCGCGAGCGAGTCCTCGACCTGGGCGTTCACGTCTCCGATCCGTTCGCTGCTGCGCAGCATGGCCCGGTGCAGCCGACGGTGGAAGACCAGCGCGTAGGCGGCCATGGGCGGCACGAACGCGAAGAGGAGCCAGGTGAGCCCCGGGTTGATTCCCAGCAGGATGAAAAAGACGCCCGTGAACTTGAACAGGGCGACGGCGAGGTCCTCCGGGCCGTGGTGGGCGAGTTCCCCGATGGCGAGGAGGTCGTTCGTGAGGCGGCTCATCAGGTGCCCGGTGCGCTGCCCGTCGAAGAAGGCAAAGGGTTGGGCCTGAAGGTGCCGGAACAGGTCGCGCCGCAGGTCGCGCTCGATGTACGTGCCCATCATGTGGCCCCGGTAGTCCACGAAGGTGTTCGCGGCGATCTGCAAGGCGACCAGCCCCAACATGCCCCCGCCGACGAGGAGCATCTGGCGCAGGGCCTCCGGGGTGGGCTGGTGCAGGACCGTCCGGGTGACGTACCCGGCGCAGAGGGGAAAGACCAGCAAGGTCCCCGCGACGACAAAGGCGCAGAGGAGGTCGAGGACCAGCGTGCGGCGGTAGGGCCGGTAATACGCGAGGAAAACGCGGAGACGGGACGGCAAGGTGGACTCCTGGGGTCACCGGGGTCCGGTTCGTTTCCGCGGGCGTGGTGCCGTCCGCCCGGCCTGTCTTCCGGCGAGGGGGCCGGGCAGGCGGGTTCGTTCGAGCCTACCTGCTCGGGCGAGGCGTCAAGGCGACTGCGCGTGAAACGTCCGGGCTCCCGGCGGAAAGGGCGCGGGTGGGCTGGACAGACAGGCGACCTTGAGGCATGGGGTTCTCCTTTGGTGATGCTCGGAACTTCCGATGAGGGTAGGCACGGCGGGCCGGGCCCGGCTCCCCGTGATGTGGCCTAGCGCCCTAAGCCGGGAGGCTTAGCGCAGGCACACGGGCGGAGGGTCGGCCCTCCCCTACAGGTACTGCCGGAACCACACCAGGGTCGTGGCCCAGGCGTTTTCCGCCGCGTCGCGCTTGTAATTCTGGCCGGTGTCGTTGTGAAAGGCGTGGTTGGCGCCGGGATAGATCAGGAACTGGTGGCGCACGTTCGCCGCCGCCAGCGCCGCCTCGGTGGGGGCCGCGTTCGACGTGATGCGCGCGTCGCGCCCGCCGTAGATGCCCAGCACCGCCGCCCGGATGTTCGGAACGTCCCCGAACGAGGGAGAGGGCCCGTAGTACGGCACGGCGGCCCGCAGGTCGGGCAGCACCGTCGAGAGGCGCCACGTCATGCCGCCGCCCCAGCAAAACCCCACCATGCCGAAGCGTTCGGCCTGCGCCCCGGGCTGGGCCTTGAGGACCTTGACGGCCTCCAGCGCGTGGGCCACATGCTGTTCGGCGGGCGTGCGGGCGATGAAGGCGGAAATCTGGGCGGTGTCGGTGAAGCGGGCCGTGCCCCCCTCGGGAGACACGAAGTCGGGCGCGAGGGCGATGTACCCGGCCTTGGCGACCCGGCGCGTCACGTCCTTGATGTGCGGCTGGAGGCCCCGGTTCTCGTGGATCACCAGGACGATGGGCGCACTCGCCACCCCGGCGGGGCGGGCGACGTAGGCGAAGTTGGTGCGGCCCAGCGCCTCGTAGGTGAGGTCGCGCGCCTCGATGGCGGGGTCCTGCGGGTCCACCTGGTACGAGTTGCGGGCGGGCTCGTTCTGGGGGGCGGCCCCCTGCGCCTCGGCGAGTTCGGCGGCGCTGACGCCCATCACGCCCAGGGTGGCGAGCAGCGTCCGCGCCCCCAGAATCCCGCCGCCCAGCAGCACGCTGCGGCGCAGGAACTCGCGGCGGGCCATCTCCCCCTCACGGTAGTCCTCGGCGAACTCCTCGGCGACGTAGCGAAACAGGTCCTGCCGGTACTCGCTCATGGCGCTCCTTTCGTGGCCTGTCCATCACACCGGAAAAGGGGCGGCGAAACTGTAAGACCTCCCGGCCCGGGCGCCCCCGGACGCACTTTTTCCCGGCACGCGACCTTTGCCGACGCCCCTCGCGTGAAGGCGTGTGGGGCGTTCACGTCGAGCCCCGGCAGGAGGCCCGGCACCGCCGTCCTCTCCACGAGGTCGCTGCCCGTCGCCGCGCGCCCTCGCCTCCCTCGCACAGCAGGCTCACCGGCCGGGGGCGGGGCGTGGGCCCTCCGGCGCGAGCAGGGCCGCCGTCTGGCGTTCGGGCCGCGTATACGGGGAGATACCGAGCAGGTGGTCGTGCCACGGCAGGGCGCTCCAGGTTAAGCGGACTCCTCCCCTCAGGCGGGCAACGGGACTGGGGTGCGCCGCAACCAGCACCGCGCTCTCGCTGTCTCTGAAGGCAGGCACCGTCCTGGGAACCTTCGCGCGGGCCTTCGGTGATCCGGCGGTCTTCCTGCCGGGCGCCGCCCCCGGCCCGCAGCGTGGGGCGGACGATGCCTCAGAGACCGGCGGGCTGGACGGTCAGGCCGGACGGCCTTTCGAGGGGACGGCCCTCGACGAAGCTATAGTCGTCCGCATAGGTCTCCAGAACGACCTTCCGGGTGAGATCCCCGGTCTGGAGCGGCCGACTCGCCGCCAGGGCCTCGCGCTCCTCGCGGAAGATGACGGGCACGTGGGGGGTGTCGGGGTGCGTCAGCGGCAGGCCATCGACGACGAGGACGAAGTAGCAGGGGATCCGTGCGGCAGCCGTCATAGTTAAAGATTAAGTGAAGGTGTCTGACAAAACTGGCACAACGGCGGCGGCCCCGTCACCGGCGGGGACCTTTAGAATTTCGCCGTGCCGTACACCACCCTGAGCGAACAGATCAAGAACCTCTCCAACCCGCAGAGGAGCGACACCTTTGTCAAGCGGTTCCGCGACGCGGTGCGGGAGGGCGAGCTGGAGGCGGCGGAGTTGCCCCAGCGCTTCACCCTGCCCAAGACCTACCGCAAGCGGGGCAGCGACGAGACTGCCACCCGCGACGTGCGCGAGATGGTGTTCGAGCCCAGCCCCGAGTTCGAGGCCTGGTTCACGCGGGTGAACGAGGAGCTGTCGGCGGGGCGCGAGCGGCGGGCGAGGGTCAAGCCCACCCTGGAGAACATCGAGGCCGGGTCCGTGGATTTCCGGGCGCTCGCCGAGGAGACCCGGCGCAAACTCAACGCGAGCTTCGAGAAGGGACAGACCCTCGGCAAGTCGCGCGCCCAGACCCGCACTCCGTCCGGCAAGGCCGCCAGCAAGACCGGGAGCAAGCGCGGCGCCCGGAAGTAGGCGGCAGGCCGTTCGGCTTGCACCCGAACCCATGGAGGCGTGGACAGGGCCAGCGGTGGCCCCGTCCACGCCTCCGGCCCTGGGTGAGGCTACCTGCCGGGCCGACCTCAGGCGCTCATGGTGCCCAGCAGCCCCTCGCACGCCCGCTCGCAGCGGCGGCAGGACTCGGCGCACACCCCGCAGTGAGGCATGTTCATCTCGCGCGCGTGGCGCTCGCACTCGTCCCCGCAGGCCCGGCAGGCCGCCTGGCAGGCCTGAAGCTGGGCGCGCACCACGCCCCGGTCGGGCTGGGTGAGCCGGGAGAGGACCCGCCCGGTCGCGCCGCACACGTCGGCGCAGTCGAGATTCAGCCGGATGCAGTGGACGAGGTGCGTCAGGTGCTCGCGCTCGGCGAGGCAGGCGTCGGCGCAGGACGAGCAGACGTTCTCGCACCCGAAGCAGGCGTCGATACACTCCGCGAGCGCGCCGAGGTCGAAGACGCTCGCCGGGTTGGGGTGGGTTTCCAGCATCCGGGCGGTGTTCTGCGGCATGGAGGTCTCCTGTATGGCTGAGCGGGTCCGCCCCCGGCGCCCGCCTCGATCTCACGGTGCGGTCCTGATCTGGCGGGGATTCGGTCGCCAGGTCGGGCTGCGGAAGGGGCGGGTCTGGGCGCTCACATCCCCGGGACGAGTTCGACCTTGAGCCAGCCGGGCCGCCGCTCGTCGAACGCCCGGTAGGCCGAGAGCACGTCGCTCATCTCCTCGGCGCGAGAGAGCAGCCCCTCAGGGTCGAGCGTTCCCTGCTGGATCAGGTCGAGGAGGTACGGGATGTATTTGCGGTGGGGCGTATTGCCCATCTTGATCGTGAGGTTCTTGTTCATCGCCGCGCCGATGGGGAAGCTCTGCATGGTGGGCGGGTACACGCCGATGATCGAGAGGGTCCCCGCCTTGCACACCGACTGCACCGCCCATTCGAGGGCCTGGCTGGGCGCGTTCCCCACGTTCCCGGCGGTGCCGTCCGGCGCGACCTGCGAGAGCTGCTCCTCGAACTCCCCCGCCTCCTGGCGGGCCTGCTGAGCCGCCGGGCCGTGGTCGGCGTGCTGGGCGTCCACCCCCACCGCGTCAATCACCCGGTCCACGCCGGTGCCGCCCGTCAGGCGCTTCAGGGTCTCCACCGGGTCTTCCTCGTCGAAGTTGATGGCCTCGGCCCCCTGGTCACTCGCGGTCTCCAATCGGTCGGGAATGCGGTCCACCGCGAAGACGCGTCCGGCGCCCATCAGCTTGGCGGAGGTGATGGCGAACTGCCCGACCGGCCCGCAGCCGAAGACGGCCACCGTGTCCCCGGGCTTGATCTCCGCGAGCTCGGCGCCGAAGTACCCGGTCGGGAAGATGTCCGAGACGAGAATCGCCTGCCCGTCGGTCACGGCGTCGGGAATCTTGACGAGGTTGATGGCCGCAAAGGGCACGCGCGCCTTCTCGGCCTGGAGGCCCTGAACCGGGCCGCTCGCCTTGGGGCCGCCGTAAAAGGCCGTGCCCGCCGAGGGCCCGTTGGGGTTGGCGTTGTCGCACTGGGAGTAGTCGCCCGCGCGGCAGTACGGGCAGTAGCCGCAGCCCATCGTGGAGGGGATCACCACCCGGTCGCCGGGCCGGAAGTTGCGCACGTCGGCGCCCACCTCCTCGACGATGCCCACGCCCTCGTGGCCGAGGATGGTGCCGGGCACCATCTCGCTGAAGGTGCCGTGCACGAAGTGCAGGTCGGTGCCGCAGATCGCCGAGGCGGTCAGCCGTACGATGGCGTCCGTCGGCTGCTCGATCCGGGGGTCGGGAACGTCCTCCAGCCGAATGTCTCCCACGCCGTGCCATACCACTGCTTTCATAGGGCCTCCTGACAGGCTCCATCTAACGGCAGGGGGGGCGGCGGGGACCGCTGAATAAAGGATCGGCCACGGCAGAGTTCACGTTGGGCCCCGTTCCGGCCCGCCGAACCTGCATGAAGCGCCCGCCAAGCGCCCTCTTATGCGCGGCCCCCGGTGGCTCTCTACCCTCCGGCAATGGCGACTTACCGAGGCATGATTTTCGACATCGACGGGACCCTGGTGGACAGCAACGACGCCCACGCCCGCGCGTGGGTGCGGGCCTTTGCCGACGAGGGCATCGAGGTTCCTTTCGAGCAGGTCCGGCCCCTGATCGGCATGGGCGGCGACCAGCTCGTCCCGCGCGTGACGGGCACCGGGAAGGGCGACCCCCGCTACCAGGCCCTCTCGGACGGCTGGAAGCGCCACTTTCAGGAGGAGGAGTTGCCGAACCTGCGGGGGCAGCCGGGGGCGCGCGCCCTGCTCAAGGCCCTGCAAGCGCGGGGCCTGAGGCTGATCGCGGGCACCTCGGCGGACGAGGCGCTCGTCGCGGACCTGCTCAAGATCGCCGGGGTGGAGGACCTGCTCACCGAGCACACCACCGCCTCCGACGTGGAGGCCTCCAAGCCCGAGCCCGACATCGTGCGGGCCGCCGTGACCAAGCTGGGGCTCGCCCCCGCCGAGGTGCTGATGGTGGGCGACACCCCCTTCGACGTGGAGAGCGCGCGGGGGGCGGGCGTGGACACCGTGGCCCTGCGCTGCGGCGGGGACAGCCGTTTCGAGGGCGCCGTCGCCGTGTACGACAGCCCACAGGACTGGCTCGATCAGTTGGCCGCGTCGCCCGTCGCCTGATGCACCGCACCCTCGACCTCAGCGTTCCGGCCCAGGCGACCGACGGGCTGCTCGCGGCCCTCGCGCGGCTGGAGGACGTGATCGGGCTGGGCGTGCACCGGGGCGCGTCGGTCAAGCCGCCCGGCGACGTGATCGTGGTCCACGTCCTCAACCGGGGCGCGGACGAGGTGCTGCGGCTGGCCGGGGAGGTGGGGCCTGAGGTCTCGGTGGTGACGGCGGAGACGAGCAGCATCATCGACCCCCGGCACGGCGCCCGCGTGGAGAACGACGTGGACGAGGCGATCTGGGAGGAGGTCGAGACCGGGCTGCGCCACCAGGGCCGGATCACGCCGAACTTTCTGGCGCTGATGGCCCTGGGCGGCGTGCTGGGCGCGGTGGGCATGGTGAGCGAGGGGGCACCCCAGGCGCTGGCCTTCGTCGCGGCCTCGATCATCACGCCCGGCTTCGAGCCCATCGTGAAAATTGCGCTCGGGGCGGCGCTGGGCCGGGGGAACGTGGTCCGGCGGGGGCTGCGGTCCACGCTGGCGGGGTACGCGGTCTTCGTCCTCGTCGCCGGGCTGACCTTCCTGCTGCTGCGGGCCGCCGGGTCGGCGACCATCCGGGAATTTACCGAGAACACCGAGCTGGCGCGCCTCGCCTCGCCGGGCGGCAAGGACCTGCTCTTCTCGGTGGTGGGGGCGCTTTCGGGCGCCGTCATCATGGCGTCGTACCGCCGCAGCGTGATCGCCGGGGCGCTCGTCGCGCTGGTGCTCATTCCCTCCGCCGCGTCGGTGGGCCTGGCCCTCTCCATCGGTCGCCTCGACCTCGCCCGGCAGGGTCTGGAACGCTTCGGATTGGACGCCCTGCTCGTGGTCGTCCTGGGATGGGCCGTCTTCGCCGTCAAGCAGCGCACCGTCCACCGCCGCGGGCCCCTCGTCTGAGCCCCGTCTCGTGTTGGTCCCGTCGCGGCGGACCCGGCCCACCTTCATCGGCACCGGGGGCGGGCCGCCGAAGCTCTCCACGGTCGCCTGACGGACCGACGTTTCTCCCCCCGACTGGCCGGGTTCATCGGCACGGACTCACGTCACCGCTGGCAGGGACGGGGAGCAGTCAGGCCGGATCGGTGCTCGCCCTGACCGGGGTGTGGACGGGTCGGCCGTGGCCGGGACCCCTGGACAAGGTGGTGAAATGATTGTCGCCGGTCATGGGGCGGGATTTCGGAGAGGTCAGTTCGCGGGATGCCGTGAGCCGCCCGCCGCACGGTGGCGAGACGCACATCGCCATTCGATACATGTTGTCGCTGCGACGCTCCTGGCTTCATAGCTCTTCCTTAGCTTTCTTGTTACATCAAAATACTGCTTCATTCTCCATCCGGGTACAAATGCCGAGCTTGATCGTCCCGAAAAGTTGGCTTTATGTTCATTGGTCCACGGTAACTTTTTAAAGACGATCTCTCTTTATACCTTGGCCGTGCCTTGACGGCAGGAGGAGCGCCATGAATCAGGAACATCTCCAGCAGTTGATTGCCGATGGTCTGGTCGCCATGAAGGCCGGAGGACGTGTCGCGGCGGCGGCCACCGACGAGATTCAGCAGGCCGCCAGCGACCCGGAGTTGAAGTCCGCGCTGGAGGCGGGCAACGAGACGGCCAAGACGTGGCAGACGCGAATCGAGCGGGCGCTGGGTGAGCTTGGGGCCACGGGTGAGGGTGAGAACCCCATTCTTGAGGCCCACTATCAGGTGTCCAGAAAAATCCGCGACACCGCTCAGGACGAGCAGGTGCGCGACCTGGGCATCATTGCCTCGGGGCAACTCGCGCTGCACTACTGGATCGCCGCCTTCGGGACGATGAAGGCGTATGCCCGCCAGTCGGGGCTGGGTCAGACCGAGCAGGAGATGAGCCGGTCGGTGGAAGAGGCCAAGCAGGCCGACGAGCAACACACGGAGATCGCGGCCCGGATCATGGGCTGAGGTCCCTGACCACCACACGCCCGGGGGAGCCGAGACACTCCCCCGAGCGTGTTTCGGGTGTCTCCCCAGGCCAGATACCCTGACGGAGGACGGGAGCTGCACGGCGATCTGGTCCCTCGCTGACCCTGCCCGGCTGCCCGCTGGCGAACCCAATGCCCCCGGCGGGCAATGGGCAGGCCGAAGCGGTGGGTTGGGGCGAGCCCTTCGCTTGCGGGCACAAAGACTAGGGGGCGCAACGCTGACGGCGAGTCCCGTCGAGGTCTCTTCAAAAACAAGACTGGGTTTTGAGCGGCCGCCCACCTACGGTAGGAGCACGCCGACGACGGGAGACACCCGGACCGGGGGCCCACGCGGCAACGGGAGGACATTCATGAAGACCTAGGCCGAGCTGCTCCTTGCCGCCGCTTCTCCCGCGCCCGGCACCCCCATCGGCGACCGGGCAACCGGAGGCCATGCCA is part of the Deinococcus aestuarii genome and encodes:
- a CDS encoding ABC transporter ATP-binding protein, whose translation is MPSRLRVFLAYYRPYRRTLVLDLLCAFVVAGTLLVFPLCAGYVTRTVLHQPTPEALRQMLLVGGGMLGLVALQIAANTFVDYRGHMMGTYIERDLRRDLFRHLQAQPFAFFDGQRTGHLMSRLTNDLLAIGELAHHGPEDLAVALFKFTGVFFILLGINPGLTWLLFAFVPPMAAYALVFHRRLHRAMLRSSERIGDVNAQVEDSLAGIRTVQSFTNEGVEQGRFDAANGRFVESRDDGYRNEAYFYQGMTAFTQLMTVAVLVFGSLTILRSSLRVDELVTYLLCVGLLIEPIARFVNLARLLQEGLAGFVRVQELMEVPPAVTDAPGARDLGPVRGDIKFQRVSFAYRPGAEPVLRDLDLHIRPGEFVALVGASGVGKSTLCALIPRFYEVGGGRILVDDVPVRDVTLASLRRQIGVVQQDVYLFAGSVRDNIRYGNPEAGEAEVALAARQAGAHDFIIRLPEGYDTDIGQRGVRLSGGQKQRLSIARVFLKDPPILIFDEATSALDVESERLVQASLERLARGRTTLVIAHRLSTVRHAGRIVVLTEQGIAEEGTHAELVRREGVYARLQQVGASL
- a CDS encoding dienelactone hydrolase family protein gives rise to the protein MSEYRQDLFRYVAEEFAEDYREGEMARREFLRRSVLLGGGILGARTLLATLGVMGVSAAELAEAQGAAPQNEPARNSYQVDPQDPAIEARDLTYEALGRTNFAYVARPAGVASAPIVLVIHENRGLQPHIKDVTRRVAKAGYIALAPDFVSPEGGTARFTDTAQISAFIARTPAEQHVAHALEAVKVLKAQPGAQAERFGMVGFCWGGGMTWRLSTVLPDLRAAVPYYGPSPSFGDVPNIRAAVLGIYGGRDARITSNAAPTEAALAAANVRHQFLIYPGANHAFHNDTGQNYKRDAAENAWATTLVWFRQYL
- a CDS encoding four-helix bundle copper-binding protein, encoding MPQNTARMLETHPNPASVFDLGALAECIDACFGCENVCSSCADACLAEREHLTHLVHCIRLNLDCADVCGATGRVLSRLTQPDRGVVRAQLQACQAACRACGDECERHAREMNMPHCGVCAESCRRCERACEGLLGTMSA
- a CDS encoding zinc-dependent alcohol dehydrogenase, with protein sequence MKAVVWHGVGDIRLEDVPDPRIEQPTDAIVRLTASAICGTDLHFVHGTFSEMVPGTILGHEGVGIVEEVGADVRNFRPGDRVVIPSTMGCGYCPYCRAGDYSQCDNANPNGPSAGTAFYGGPKASGPVQGLQAEKARVPFAAINLVKIPDAVTDGQAILVSDIFPTGYFGAELAEIKPGDTVAVFGCGPVGQFAITSAKLMGAGRVFAVDRIPDRLETASDQGAEAINFDEEDPVETLKRLTGGTGVDRVIDAVGVDAQHADHGPAAQQARQEAGEFEEQLSQVAPDGTAGNVGNAPSQALEWAVQSVCKAGTLSIIGVYPPTMQSFPIGAAMNKNLTIKMGNTPHRKYIPYLLDLIQQGTLDPEGLLSRAEEMSDVLSAYRAFDERRPGWLKVELVPGM
- a CDS encoding HAD family hydrolase; its protein translation is MATYRGMIFDIDGTLVDSNDAHARAWVRAFADEGIEVPFEQVRPLIGMGGDQLVPRVTGTGKGDPRYQALSDGWKRHFQEEELPNLRGQPGARALLKALQARGLRLIAGTSADEALVADLLKIAGVEDLLTEHTTASDVEASKPEPDIVRAAVTKLGLAPAEVLMVGDTPFDVESARGAGVDTVALRCGGDSRFEGAVAVYDSPQDWLDQLAASPVA
- a CDS encoding DUF389 domain-containing protein → MHRTLDLSVPAQATDGLLAALARLEDVIGLGVHRGASVKPPGDVIVVHVLNRGADEVLRLAGEVGPEVSVVTAETSSIIDPRHGARVENDVDEAIWEEVETGLRHQGRITPNFLALMALGGVLGAVGMVSEGAPQALAFVAASIITPGFEPIVKIALGAALGRGNVVRRGLRSTLAGYAVFVLVAGLTFLLLRAAGSATIREFTENTELARLASPGGKDLLFSVVGALSGAVIMASYRRSVIAGALVALVLIPSAASVGLALSIGRLDLARQGLERFGLDALLVVVLGWAVFAVKQRTVHRRGPLV
- a CDS encoding DUF892 family protein, which translates into the protein MNQEHLQQLIADGLVAMKAGGRVAAAATDEIQQAASDPELKSALEAGNETAKTWQTRIERALGELGATGEGENPILEAHYQVSRKIRDTAQDEQVRDLGIIASGQLALHYWIAAFGTMKAYARQSGLGQTEQEMSRSVEEAKQADEQHTEIAARIMG